One part of the Mya arenaria isolate MELC-2E11 chromosome 3, ASM2691426v1 genome encodes these proteins:
- the LOC128226651 gene encoding galactosylceramide sulfotransferase-like gives MCTLPWQRVNQAIRSRLFLLFTIVLLAGFLLIHYSGPRAELLPGNRRKYVLRPNIRAVKLVQATDLAEDSLPTPYLSENTGHDLIISESVTSTLNVLSETEGSQTVPTACKKQLDVSFLKVHKAGSTTVMNIFLRFAISHNINIVLPHKSNGFGFNYLGYGKTVSRDAIVPLPRNETYNILCNHVVYNREAFRSILPADTTYMGILREPVSHFRSASLYYGFYNQLKEFIHDSRPPLSEFLKNTDMYKIGTYFVHNRMSYDLGIPPKKFNDDIFVEEYIRQLDRDYALMMIMERFAESLVLLRRTLCWTTKDILYVPLNAMINKPNIHLTEEDVEHLSEWNKADFKLYDYFRIKFDKTVQIEGQDLQDEVDSFTAIKDSVIKFCVDILKFPSSSEAVKHVPNTRWSPGFDVTKNDCRLMTEEELPMMHRLINQAWQHYNSSL, from the exons ATGTGTACGTTACCATGGCAACGTGTCAACCAGGCCATCAGAAGCAGACTCTTTTT GCTGTTTACCATAGTTTTACTGGCGGGGTTTCTATTGATACACTACTCCGGGCCACGTGCCGAATTGTTGCCAGGTAACCGAAGGAAGTACGTTCTTCGTCCGAACATTCGGGCGGTAAAATTAGTCCAGGCAACAGACCTAGCTGAAGATTCGTTACCCACACCTTATTTATCAGAAAACACAGGACATGATTTGATCATCAGTGAAAGTGTTACATCGACTTTGAATGTGTTGTCGGAAACCGAAGGATCTCAGACAGTGCCAACCGCTTGCAAGAAACAGTTGGATGTAAGTTTTTTAAAAGTCCACAAGGCGGGAAGTACAACAGTGATGAACATATTTCTTAGGTTTGCCATTAGTCataacatcaatatagtatTACCACACAAGTCTAATGGATTTGGATTTAACTACCTCGGTTATGGCAAGACTGTGTCACGTGATGCCATTGTACCGTTACCTCGCAACGAGACATACAACATCCTGTGTAATCACGTGGTGTACAATAGGGAGGCTTTCCGGTCTATTCTTCCGGCAGACACTACGTATATGGGTATTCTAAGAGAACCGGTGAGCCATTTTAGGTCTGCGTCCTTATATTATGGATTTTACAACCAATTGAAGGAATTTATACACGATAGCAGACCTCCTCTCAGCGAGTTTTTGAAGAACACAGATATGTATAAAATTGGAACATATTTTGTCCATAACAGAATGTCGTATGATTTAGGTATACCGCCAAAGAAGTTCAATGACGATATATTTGTAGAAGAATATATACGGCAGTTGGACCGGGATTATGCCTTGATGATGATCATGGAACGATTTGCAGAGTCCTTAGTTTTGCTTAGGCGAACACTTTGCTGGACAACCAAAGACATTTTGTACGTCCCACTTAACGCCATGATAAATAAACCCAACATTCATCTAACCGAGGAGGATGTAGAACACTTATCGGAGTGGAACAAAGCTGACTTCAAACTATATGATTATTTTCggattaaatttgataaaacggTACAAATAGAAGGCCAGGATCTGCAAGATGAAGTAGATAGTTTTACTGCCATCAAGGACAGCGTCATTAAGTTTTGTGTTGATATACTCAAGTTTCCTAGCAGCAGTGAAGCAGTAAAGCACGTTCCAAATACTCGCTGGAGTCCCGGTTTTGACGTCACCAAGAATGACTGTCGTCTGATGACGGAAGAAGAACTCCCGATGATGCACCGACTAATCAATCAAGCGTGGCAACACTACAATAGTTCACTATGA